The following coding sequences lie in one Vanacampus margaritifer isolate UIUO_Vmar chromosome 16, RoL_Vmar_1.0, whole genome shotgun sequence genomic window:
- the pygma gene encoding glycogen phosphorylase, muscle form: MSKPLSDHDRKKQISVRGLAGVDNVTELKQNFNRHLHFTLAKDRNVATRRDYYFALAHTVRDHLIGRWIRTQQHYYEKDPKRVYYISLEFYMGRTLQNTMVNLALENACDEATYQLGLDMEELEDMEEDAGLGNGGLGRLAACFLDSMASLGLAAYGYGIRYEFGIFNQKIMNGWQVEEADDWLRYGNAWEKARPEYMRPVHFYGRTEHHPEGVKWVDTQVVLALPYDTPVPGYRNNVVNTMRLWSAKAPCEFNLKDFNVGGYIQAVLDRNLAENISRVLYPNDNFFEGKELRLKQEYFVVSATLQDIIRRFKVSKFGSREIARTDFSKLPDKVAIQLNDTHPAMAIPELMRVLVDEEKLPWDNAWDVCVRTCAYTNHTVLPEALERWPVDLFAHLLPRHLEIVYEINRRHMENVAAKFPGDSDRLSRMSLIEEGGQKRINMAHLCIVGSHAVNGVAQIHSDILKATVFKDFYEMEPHKFQNKTNGITPRRWLVMCNPGLAEVIAERIGEDFIRDLDQLQRLRKFVNDEAFIRDVAKVKQENKLKFSVHLEEHYKVKINPSSMFDIQVKRIHEYKRQLLNCLHIITYYNRIKREPNKQWTPRTVMIGGKAAPGYHTAKMIIRLITAIGEVVNNDPVVGDRLKVIFLENYRVTLAEKAIPAADLSQQISTAGTEASGTGNMKFMLNGALTIGTMDGANVEMAEEAGEDNFFIFGMRVDDVDEMDRKGYHAHEYYNRLPELKQAIDQIAGGFFSPKQPDLFKEIVNMLMHHDRFKVFADYEDYIKSQEKVNALYKNPKEWTKKVIYNIAGCGKFSSDRTIAQYAREIWGMEPTLEKLPDPDNLH, from the exons ATGTCCAAACCGTTGTCCGACCATGACAGGAAGAAGCAGATCTCCGTGCGAGGCCTGGCCGGTGTTGATAATGTCACCGAGCTGAAGCAGAATTTCAACAGGCACCTCCACTTCACGCTGGCCAAAGACAGAAATGTGGCGACAAGAAGGGATTACTACTTTGCTCTTGCCCACACCGTGCGGGACCACTTGATCGGCAGGTGGATCAGAACCCAGCAGCACTACTATGAGAAGGATCCCAAA CGTGTGTACTACATATCACTGGAGTTCTACATGGGCCGTACCCTCCAGAACACCATGGTCAACCTCGCACTGGAAAATGCCTGTGATGAAGCCACATACCAG TTGGGTCTGGACATGGAGGAACTGGAGGACATGGAGGAAGACGCTGGTTTGGGAAATGGTGGACTTGGCCGACTAGCCG CCTGTTTCCTGGACTCCATGGCGTCCCTCGGCCTGGCTGCCTATGGTTACGGTATCCGCTATGAATTCGGTATCTTCAACCAGAAAATAATGAACGGCTGGCAG GTTGAAGAGGCTGATGACTGGCTGCGCTATGGCAACGCCTGGGAGAAGGCACGTCCTGAGTACATGCGCCCTGTGCACTTCTACGGCAGGACCGAGCATCACCCCGAGGGTGTCAAATGGGTTGACACtcag GTAGTTTTGGCTCTGCCATATGACACCCCAGTCCCTGGCTACAGAAACAACGTAGTCAACACCATGAGGCTGTGGTCTGCAAAGGCACCATGCGAATTTAATCTGAAAGACT TCAATGTTGGTGGTTACATTCAGGCTGTGTTGGATCGTAACCTGGCTGAGAACATCTCCCGTGTGCTGTATCCCAATGACAAC TTCTTTGAGGGCAAGGAGCTGCGTCTGAAGCAGGAATACTTTGTGGTGTCTGCCACCCTGCAAGACATCATTCGCCGTTTCAAGGTCTCCAAGTTTGGCTCCAGGGAGATTGCTCGCACAGATTTCAGCAAACTGCCTGACAAG GTTGCCATCCAGTTGAACGACACTCACCCAGCTATGGCAATCCCTGAGCTGATGAGGGTTCTGGTTGATGAAGAGAAACTCCCATGGGATAAT GCGTGGGACGTGTGCGTGCGTACTTGTGCCTACACCAATCACACAGTCCTCCCAGAAGCTCTGGAGAGGTGGCCAGTGGACCTGTTTGCCCATCTGTTGCCCCGCCACTTGGAAATTGTCTATGAGATCAACCGTCGCCACATGGAG AACGTTGCTGCAAAATTCCCCGGTGATAGTGACCGTCTGAGCCGTATGTCCCTCATTGAAGAAGGAGGACAGAAGAGGATCAACATGGCCCATTTGTGCATCGTCGGGTCACACGCGGTCAACGGCGTGGCCCAGATCCACTCAGACATCCTCAAAGCGACCGT CTTCAAGGACTTCTATGAAATGGAGCCACACAAGTTCCAGAACAAGACTAACGGCATCACTCCTCGCCGCTGGCTGGTGATGTGCAACCCTGGCCTGGCTGAGGTCATCGCCGAG AGAATCGGAGAGGACTTCATCCGTGACCTGGACCAGCTGCAGCGTCTGCGCAAGTTTGTGAACGACGAAGCTTTCATCCGTGATGTTGCCAAAGTGAAGCAG GAAAATAAACTGAAGTTTTCCGTGCACTTGGAGGAGCACTATAAGGTTAAGATCAATCCAAGCTCCATGTTTGACATTCAAGTCAAGAGAATCCACGAATACAAGAGGCAGCTCCTCAACTGTCTGCACATCATCACCTATTATAACC GAATCAAGAGAGAGCCCAACAAGCAGTGGACACCGAGAACCGTTATGATTGGAGGAAAG GCCGCTCCTGGCTACCACACTGCCAAGATGATTATTCGTCTGATCACAGCTATCGGCGAAGTGGTCAACAATGATCCTGTGGTGGGAGACCGgctcaaagtcatctttttggAGAACTACAGAGTCACACTTGCTGAGAAGG CCATCCCAGCTGCTGACCTCTCCCAGCAGATCTCTACAGCGGGCACCGAGGCCTCCGGCACTGGCAACATGAAGTTCATGCTGAACGGCGCTCTGACCATCGGAACCATGGATGGAGCCAATGTGGAGATGGCTGAGGAGGCGGGCGAGGACAACTTCTTCATCTTTGGCATGAGGGTGGACGACGTTGATGAAATGGACAGGAAAGG ATACCATGCTCACGAGTACTACAATCGCCTGCCGGAGCTGAAACAAGCCATCGACCAGATTGCCGGAGGCTTTTTCAGCCCAAAGCAGCCTGACTTGTTCAAAGAAATCGTCAACATGCTGATGCATCATGACAG ATTTAAGGTCTTCGCTGATTATGAAGACTATATTAAAAGCCAGGAGAAAGTCAATGCGCTTTATAAG AACCCCAAGGAATGGACCAAGAAGGTGATCTACAACATTGCTGGATGTGGCAAGTTCTCCAGTGACCGCACCATTGCCCAATACGCCCGTGAGATCTGGGGCATGGAGCCAACACTGGAGAAACTCCCCGACCCTGATAACCTACACTAA